A genomic window from Salvia splendens isolate huo1 chromosome 11, SspV2, whole genome shotgun sequence includes:
- the LOC121755800 gene encoding probable galactinol--sucrose galactosyltransferase 1, translating to MSHSTDALYNSKKAATVRASDDFFPRDPASHTIHIASVAYNSVFLGEFMLPDWDMFHSLHPMAEYHGAARAVGGCTIYVSDKPGNHDFDVLKKLVLPDGSTLRAKLPGRPTRDCLFSDPTRDGTSLLEIWNMNDVNGVLGVFNCQGASWCRTSIKNLIHDQQPPTISSTIQPTDVEHLHNTAWSGWNGDCIMYSHRGGELINVGMNTSHPIQLKPREFEVFTVAAVRQLANGAAFAPIGLVKMFNSGGAIKQVCYESKKAGHVELRVRGCGTFGAYSSLRPKRITRDKLKEQEFDYDENSGLLTLDLPVPDAELYEWNLSVDL from the exons ATGAGCCACAGCACTGATGCGCTGTACAA CTCAAAGAAAGCAGCCACGGTCAGAGCATCAGATGATTTCTTTCCAAGAGATCCAGCATCCCACACAATTCATATAGCATCAGTTGCATACAACAGTGTTTTCCTTGGAGAATTTATGCTGCCTGATTGGGATATGTTTCAT AGCTTGCATCCTATGGCCGAATACCATGGAGCTGCTCGTGCTGTAGGAGGCTGCACTATCTATGTCAG TGATAAACCTGGAAACCATGACTTTGATGTTTTAAAGAAGCTTGTACTTCCTGATGGCTCCACTTTGCGAGCTAAACTTCCAGGTAGACCGACAAGAGACTGCTTGTTTTCTGATCCTACTAGAGATGGAACAAG TCTTCTCGAAATCTGGAACATGAATGATGTCAATGGAGTACTTGGGGTTTTCAATTGTCAAGGAGCTTCATGGTGCCGTACTAGTATAAAAAATCTGATCCATGATCAACAGCCTCCAACAATCTCTAGCACCATCCAGCCAACAGATGTTGAACACCTGCACAACACTGCTTGGAGTGGATGGAATGGAGATTGCATTATGTATTCACACAGAGGTG GAGAACTCATTAATGTCGGGATGAATACATCTCATCCAATTCAACTAAAACCTCGCGAGTTCGAAGTTTTCACAGTTGCAGCTGTGAGGCAACTGGCAAATGGTGCTGCATTCGCACCAATAGGTCTCGTCAAAATGTTCAATTCAGGCGGAGCAATAAAACAAGTCTGCTATGAGTCCAAGAAAGCTGGGCACGTGGAGCTAAGAGTTCGCGGATGTGGCACATTTGGTGCCTATTCGTCCCTTAGGCCAAAAAGGATCACAAGGGATAAATTAAAGGAGCAGGAATTTGATTACGATGAAAACTCGGGACTCCTCACTCTCGATTTACCCGTTCCGGATGCAGAGCTGTACGAATGGAACCTATCAGTTGATCTTTGA